The Vespula vulgaris chromosome 2, iyVesVulg1.1, whole genome shotgun sequence genome has a segment encoding these proteins:
- the LOC127061618 gene encoding uncharacterized protein LOC127061618 isoform X1: MDLSHLLQELQICKENIAIYKKLITFNLSSKHLLTTKNKEEWQLILLNIMEVLTSNQDMGKEWILLASHAFFILQSAQCDPESLQRYLAYFLEIDSSELFYINKTYKIIHLELFKLVITHGYLQVNQKKIYSNNVLCIIFKIIYPHCIQYTPYSYFAYKILNTWLHRSIYTDFWNTNSLLIEQKLEMIIFSNWYNSINDINKQNATYIFNIYLRIMIEKYNGFLEYVFNCIDSLSWQNETKYIILAEVCNMPKCRIAMITSEHFLLCLSTSLTKNHLRCVGTKVYMNILKRLTEKDWKKSFDTVIKYLVYQWEIEPNKNHNALKALCKYWLEPTIAKYKNILLHLWELCKDFAAPFFHSHLQRIANEMYVTFPQDIDLIFYIHHKDEVIRLNGFAIYCYQSSKLLNNDKIDHFIIIKQFLWYNVNTTSIFLRDGITKYFKIFYTNILKSSENFGYNQYICNIVDWLHEFLLDCFEPGSHYQRKILGLNLYKVVLSITHTYFCKHLIEKEHNSPIILHNKCTKEDIKCKFTNKKCLLVLLKLLQDSALDVKQTATYIIINYFKKDVLTNIEKKVIFDMGLKNCNSSKFYEVETGASLMKILSTWEPFNAEFITNKCEKSTLCNSYYEFFLCEAQKQLLQMKEDILKAIVHNGSFYGILTAMLNCNFEDGLENCTPPLNFIKNLLDFLDDAITFFLSILSSKSATTKYASSFAEMGLAINDTIKTSAINDDNYDDLILSPAHQVIVSCIWLSLKVSCEIVNNIGSRMYSNETTLHAIKLIAMVLTKCRHKGAIEAAGIAIGNLVRCICKKDSYAETLKVYVKNLLEDKTTNTLNITRRGAGFTLMFHKIVSNDNRKGRPLLHFAIQELLYSLESWSEIQFENIEYKYDLPLARHLYFLRTLVADKNLHVQLTPYMERISLVCFQYLRSEIWQIRNASLQLFGSIIPRLVGQSPGGKELDFGNGYSVNHFITHYPILTNHILKQLQVFSQLSENSNTMLHEYSNIVHILILLSKFSISGCDFIDYLSYDFVQEMKSCFCKLLANPIEYIRVLTGKAYAALTAFSCIKSEIEILKFNIFLIKNVNKIHGHLLTIKYLKEKFLAEAENINSCKTIESIIINPDEKYISEYRIQNIVKIWNNKLKTKSNQQVYYTLECMLIELFNLKLSPSNIECFDKIILDSLCILHMEKIKPSFYQFIDNLTYLYADHIKYTGNFNSKIIDKIVHSEYIDQTINFLTHLHCFTPILKIILHILLSIIDNGNTLVINAMIKFIITTFKCSLLIDIYKLKLEEIVLILIPKLDKNSLHINVSHLKNILIAIFCKDEKVIYKILSAIFNMSLSDNEYIKNEALECLQFLVQRFSEVESKNKLIMMHCCLILLKNDTSDICSSVSTIVQNHIISTIYGSKKICEHDEIIYQQLLLEIEYYTSLYNSIYLDDNIEFIKQFIGLDKLHNKQSSLVENPFDHEDNTFYKEETKFMNILYFYMQSNKKYYHALKYESNIENYIDVSDIIQSKYQFLEKTGFNFNCLRNLLALRDKEYLFKKQETLIYEFKNKK, translated from the exons ATGGATCTCTCTCATCTACTTCAAGAGTTACAGATATGCAAAGAGAATATTGCTATTTATAAA aaattaataacatttaatcTTTCATCCAAGCATTTATTaactacaaaaaataaagaagaatggcaattaatattattaaatataatggaAGTGTTGACTAGTAATCAAGACATGGGCAAAGAATGGATTTTATTAGCTTCTCATgcatttttcatattacaaTCAGCTCAATGTGATCCTGAATCATTGCAAAGATATTTAgcatattttttagaaatagattcctctgaattattttatattaataagacatataaaataattcatctaGAATTGTTTAAGTTGGTCATTACACATGGTTACTTACAAGttaatcagaaaaaaatatattccaatAATGTATTGTgtattatattcaaaattatttatcctcATTGTATACAATATACTCCTTACTCATATTTTGCATATAAGATATTGAATACTTGGTTACATAGATCAATATACACAGATTTTTGGAATACGAATAGTTTATtaatagaacaaaaattggagatgattatattttcaaactggtataattcgattaatgatattaataagcAGAATGCAAcatatatctttaatatatatttaagaataatgatagaaaaatataatgggTTTTTggaatatgtatttaattgtattGACAGTTTGTCATGgcaaaatgaaacaaaatatatcatattagcAGAAGTTTGTAATATGCCAAAATGCAGAATTGCAATGATAACATcagaacattttttattatgctTGAGTACATCATtaacaaaaaatcatttacGTTGTGTTGGTACAAAagtttatatgaatattttaaagagaCTCACTGAAAAAGATTGGAAAAAGTCATTTGATActgttataaaatatcttgttTATCAATGGGAAATAGAACcaaa cAAAAATCATAATGCACTTAAAGCACTTTGTAAATATTGGCTTGAACCAACCATAGCAAAGTACAAGAATATTCTATTACATCTATGGGAATTATGTAAAGATTTTGCAGCACCATTTTTTCATTCACACTTACAAAGAATAGCTAATGAAATGTATGTTACTTTTCCTCAAGATATTGaccttattttttatatacatcaCAAAGATGAAGTTATAAGATTAAATGGTTTTGCAATCTACTGTTATCAATCCAGTAAATTgcttaataatgataaaattgatcactttattataataaaacaatttttatggTATAATGTAAATACCACATCAATATTCTTAAGAGATGGGATAACTAaatactttaaaatattttatacaaacattttaaaaagtaGTGAAAATTTTggttataatcaatatatctGTAATATAGTAGATTGGTTACATGAATTCTTATTAGACTGTTTTGAACCTGGTTCTCATTATCAACGTAAAATTCTTGGATTAAATTTGTACAAAGTTGTCCTTTCTATAActcatacatatttttgtaaGCATCTTATTGAAAAAGAACATAATTCTCCTATTATACTTCACAATAAATGCacaaaagaagatataaagtGCAAGTTCACAAATAAGAAATGTTTATTGGTCCTCTTAAAGCTACTACAAGATAGTGCACTTGATGTGAAGCAAACAGCAACTtacattattatcaattattttaagaaagatGTTTTaacgaatatagaaaaaaaa gtaatatttgatatgggattaaaaaattgtaattcaTCTAAATTCTATGAAGTGGAGACTGGAGCATCACTGATGAAGATTCTGTCAACTTGGGAGCCTTTTAATGCAGAatttattactaataaatGTGAAAAAAGTACTTTATGTAATAGTTATTATGAATTCTTTCTCTGTGAAGCACAAAAGCAATTACTacaaatgaaagaagatatattaaaagCTATTGTTCATAATGGATCTTTTTATGGTATCCTTACTGCTATGCTTAATTGTAACTTCGAAGATGGACTAGAAAACTGTACACCTCCTTTAaacttcataaaaaatttattggattTCTTAGATGATGctataactttctttttatctatattgtCATCAAAATCTGCAACTACAA AATATGCATCATCATTTGCAGAAATGGGATTAGCAATTAATGATACAATTAAAACTAGTGCAataaatgatgataattatgatgatCTTATTTTATCACCTGCACATCAAGTTATTGTATCTTGTATTTGGCTATCTTTGAag gTATCTTGTGaaatagttaataatattGGTAGTCGTATGTACTCTAATGAGACTACTTTACACGCTATTAAGCTAATTGCAATGGTATTAACGAAATGTAGACATAAAGGAGCAATTGAAGCTGCTGGAATAGCAATTGGCAACTTAGTAAg aTGTATATGCAAGAAAGATAGTTATGCTGAAACATTAAAAgtgtatgtaaaaaatttattagaagatAAAACTACGAATACTTTGAATATAACTCGACGCGGTGCCGGATTTACTTTGATGTTTCATAAAATTGTATCTAATGATAATCGTAAAGGAAGACCTCTTTTACATTTTGCTATACAAGAGTTACTGTATTCTTTAGAAAGCTGGTCTGAAATTCAAttcgaaaatattgaatataaatacgatCTTCCATTGGcaagacatttatattttttacgtacATTGGTAGCAGACAAAAATTTACATGTACAATTAACACCATATATGGAGCGTATTTCTTTAGTatgttttcaatatttacGATCAGAAATTTGGCAAATCAG GAATGCTAGTCTTCAATTATTTGGCTCTATAATACCACGTTTGGTAGGACAAAGTCCTGGTGGAAAAGAATTAGATTTTGGAAATGGATATTCCGTTAATCACTTCATCACTCATTATCCAATCCTTACAAATCACATATTAAAACAACTTCAGGTTTTTTCACAATTATCTGAAAATTCAAATACTATGTTACACGAATATTCAAATATCGTACATATTCTTATATTGCTTTCTAAGTTTTCAATTAGTGGTTGTGATTTCAttgattatttatcatatGATTTTGTacaagaaatgaaaagttGTTTTTGTAAACTTCTGGCTAATCCTATTGAATATATTAGAGTACTTACTGGAAAAGCATATGCAGCTTTAACTGCATTTTCATGCATTAAATCagaaatcgaaatattgaaatttaatatttttctaattaaaaacgTTAATAAGATACACGGGCATTTActtactataaaatatttaaaagagaaatttttggcTGAagcagaaaatataaattcatgtAAAACAATAGAGTCAATAATTATCAACcctgatgaaaaatatatcagtGAATATAGAATTCAAAATATTGTGAAGATTTGGAATAATAAGCTAAAGACTAAAAGCAATCAACAAGTATATTATACTTTAGAATGCATGCTAATAGAGTTGTTTAACTTGAAATTATCTCCATCAAATATTGAGtgttttgataaaattatattagataGTTTATGCATATTACatatggaaaaaataaaaccaagtttttatcaatttattgataatctaacatatttatatgcagatcatattaaatatactggtaattttaattcgaaaatcattgataaaatTGTTCATTCTGAATATATAGACCaaactattaattttttaactcaTTTGCATTGTTTCACTCCaattcttaaaattatattacatattttactaTCGATAATTGACAATGGTAATACATTAGTCATTAATGcgatgataaaatttataattacaacttttaaatgttcattattaattgatatttataaattaaaattagaagaaatagTTCTGATTTTAATTCCAAAGCTTGATAAGAATAGTTTACATATTAATGTATCacacttaaaaaatatattaatagcaatattttgcaaagatgaaaaagtcatatataaaatattatcagcAATTTTTAACATGAGTCTTAGTgacaatgaatatataaaaaatgaagcatTAGAATGTCTTCAATTTCTTGTTCAACGTTTTTCAGAAGTagaatctaaaaataaattgataatgatGCATTGTTGTCTTATATTACTGAAGAATGATACTTCTGATATATGTAGTTCAGTTAGTACAATTGTACAAAATCATATTATCTCTACTATATATGgtagtaaaaaaatatgtgaacATGATGAAATTATATACCAACAACTGCTGTTAGAAATAGAGTATTATACATcgttatataattctatttatctaGATGATAACatagaatttataaaacaGTTCATAGGTCTTGATAAACTTCACAACAAGCAGTCTTCACTAGTTGAAAATCCTTTCGATCATGAAGATAATACcttttataaagaagaaacaaagtttatgaacatactttatttttatatgcaatctaacaaaaaatattatcatgcACTAAAATACGAAAGTAATATTGAAAACTATATCGATGTGTCAGACATCATTCAAagtaaatatcaatttttagaaaaaaccggttttaattttaattgtctAAGAAATTTGTTAGCCCTTAGAGATAAAGagtatctatttaaaaaacagGAAACTTTGATATATGAattcaagaataaaaaataa
- the LOC127061628 gene encoding cytochrome c oxidase assembly factor 6 homolog, which translates to MSFPNKEDRLNCWSHRDEYWKCLDEAKSETDCNEFRKKYEQFCPSQWVKHFDRKREYLKFKERLELEGYVPEEKNQTSL; encoded by the exons ATGTCATTTCCAAATAAAGAAGATCGATTGAACTGTTGGAGTCACAGAGATGAATATTGGAAGTGCTTAGATGAAGCAAAATCAGAAACAGATTGTaatgaatttagaaaaaaatatgaacaatTTTGTCCTTCTCAATGG GTGAAACACTTTGATCGTAAAAGGGAATATCTAAAATTTAAAGAGCGTTTGGAGCTAGAAGGATATGTtccagaagaaaaaaatcaaacatctctttaa
- the LOC127072249 gene encoding cystathionine beta-synthase-like → MELERPDRLSQCTWRSNATNTPHTIRKEFSNRDDVLPNILEAIGQTPMVRLNNIPQLYGLECEIFAKCEFMNPGGSVKDRIAYRMIQDAEEKGILKPGSTIIEPTSGNTGIGLAMAAAVKGYRCVIVMPEKMSNEKVLTLRALGAEIIRTPTEAAWNSPESHISISQKLQKEIPNSVILDQWESTGSL, encoded by the exons ATGGAACTAGAACGTCCTGACCGATTAAGTCAGTGTACATGGAGGTCAAATGCAACAAATACACCACATACAATAAGAAAaga ATTTTCAAATCGAGATGATGTATTACCTAATATTTTGGAAGCTATTGGTCAAACTCCTATGGTACGTTTAAATAACATTCCTCAATTATATGGATTAGAATGTGAAATAT tTGCAAAATGTGAATTTATGAATCCTGGTGGTTCTGTAAAAGATAGAATTGCTTATAGAATGATTCAAGAtgcagaagaaaaaggaatattaaaGCCAGGTTCTACTATAATTGAACCAACCAGTGGTAACACAGGGATTGGTCTAGCAATGGCTGCAGCTGTTAAAGGATATAGATGTGTTATTGTTATGCCAGAAAAGATGTCCAATGAAAAAGTGCTTACTCTACGTGCCCTTGGAGCTGAAATAATTAGAACGCCAACAGAAGCAGCTTGGAATAGTCCTGAAAGCCATATTAGTATTTCTCAAAaactacaaaaagaaattcctAATAGCGTTATTCTTGATCAA TGGGAATCCACTGGCTCATTATGA
- the LOC127061618 gene encoding uncharacterized protein LOC127061618 isoform X2 produces MDLSHLLQELQICKENIAIYKKLITFNLSSKHLLTTKNKEEWQLILLNIMEVLTSNQDMGKEWILLASHAFFILQSAQCDPESLQRYLAYFLEIDSSELFYINKTYKIIHLELFKLVITHGYLQVNQKKIYSNNVLCIIFKIIYPHCIQYTPYSYFAYKILNTWLHRSIYTDFWNTNSLLIEQKLEMIIFSNWYNSINDINKQNATYIFNIYLRIMIEKYNGFLEYVFNCIDSLSWQNETKYIILAEVCNMPKCRIAMITSEHFLLCLSTSLTKNHLRCVGTKVYMNILKRLTEKDWKKSFDTVIKYLVYQWEIEPNKNHNALKALCKYWLEPTIAKYKNILLHLWELCKDFAAPFFHSHLQRIANEMYVTFPQDIDLIFYIHHKDEVIRLNGFAIYCYQSSKLLNNDKIDHFIIIKQFLWYNVNTTSIFLRDGITKYFKIFYTNILKSSENFGYNQYICNIVDWLHEFLLDCFEPGSHYQRKILGLNLYKVVLSITHTYFCKHLIEKEHNSPIILHNKCTKEDIKCKFTNKKCLLVLLKLLQDSALDVKQTATYIIINYFKKDVLTNIEKKVIFDMGLKNCNSSKFYEVETGASLMKILSTWEPFNAEFITNKCEKSTLCNSYYEFFLCEAQKQLLQMKEDILKAIVHNGSFYGILTAMLNCNFEDGLENCTPPLNFIKNLLDFLDDAITFFLSILSSKSATTKYASSFAEMGLAINDTIKTSAINDDNYDDLILSPAHQVIVSCIWLSLKVSCEIVNNIGSRMYSNETTLHAIKLIAMVLTKCRHKGAIEAAGIAIGNLVRCICKKDSYAETLKVYVKNLLEDKTTNTLNITRRGAGFTLMFHKIVSNDNRKGRPLLHFAIQELLYSLESWSEIQFENIEYKYDLPLARHLYFLRTLVADKNLHVQLTPYMERISLVCFQYLRSEIWQIRNASLQLFGSIIPRLVGQSPGGKELDFGNGYSVNHFITHYPILTNHILKQLQVFSQLSENSNTMLHEYSNIVHILILLSKFSISGCDFIDYLSYDFVQEMKSCFCKLLANPIEYIRVLTGKAYAALTAFSCIKSEIEILKFNIFLIKNVNKIHGHLLTIKYLKEKFLAEAENINSCKTIESIIINPDEKYISEYRIQNIVKIWNNKLKTKSNQQVYYTLECMLIELFNLKLSPSNIECFDKIILDSLCILHMEKIKPSFYQFIDNLTYLYADHIKYTGNFNSKIIDKIVHSEYIDQTINFLTHLHCFTPILKIILHILLSIIDNGNTLVINAMIKFIITTFKCSLLIDIYKLKLEEIVLILIPKLDKNSLHINVSHLKNILIAIFCKDEKVIYKILSAIFNMSLSDNEYIKNEALECLQFLVQRFSEVESKNKLIMMHCCLILLKNDTSDICSSVSTIVQNHIISTIYGSKKICEHDEIIYQQLLLEIEYYTSLYNSIYLDDNIEFIKQFIGLDKLHNKQSSLVENPFDHEDNTFYKEETKFMNILYFYMQSNKKYYHALKYESNIENYIDVSDIIQIGTIDDVDRSAVEQV; encoded by the exons ATGGATCTCTCTCATCTACTTCAAGAGTTACAGATATGCAAAGAGAATATTGCTATTTATAAA aaattaataacatttaatcTTTCATCCAAGCATTTATTaactacaaaaaataaagaagaatggcaattaatattattaaatataatggaAGTGTTGACTAGTAATCAAGACATGGGCAAAGAATGGATTTTATTAGCTTCTCATgcatttttcatattacaaTCAGCTCAATGTGATCCTGAATCATTGCAAAGATATTTAgcatattttttagaaatagattcctctgaattattttatattaataagacatataaaataattcatctaGAATTGTTTAAGTTGGTCATTACACATGGTTACTTACAAGttaatcagaaaaaaatatattccaatAATGTATTGTgtattatattcaaaattatttatcctcATTGTATACAATATACTCCTTACTCATATTTTGCATATAAGATATTGAATACTTGGTTACATAGATCAATATACACAGATTTTTGGAATACGAATAGTTTATtaatagaacaaaaattggagatgattatattttcaaactggtataattcgattaatgatattaataagcAGAATGCAAcatatatctttaatatatatttaagaataatgatagaaaaatataatgggTTTTTggaatatgtatttaattgtattGACAGTTTGTCATGgcaaaatgaaacaaaatatatcatattagcAGAAGTTTGTAATATGCCAAAATGCAGAATTGCAATGATAACATcagaacattttttattatgctTGAGTACATCATtaacaaaaaatcatttacGTTGTGTTGGTACAAAagtttatatgaatattttaaagagaCTCACTGAAAAAGATTGGAAAAAGTCATTTGATActgttataaaatatcttgttTATCAATGGGAAATAGAACcaaa cAAAAATCATAATGCACTTAAAGCACTTTGTAAATATTGGCTTGAACCAACCATAGCAAAGTACAAGAATATTCTATTACATCTATGGGAATTATGTAAAGATTTTGCAGCACCATTTTTTCATTCACACTTACAAAGAATAGCTAATGAAATGTATGTTACTTTTCCTCAAGATATTGaccttattttttatatacatcaCAAAGATGAAGTTATAAGATTAAATGGTTTTGCAATCTACTGTTATCAATCCAGTAAATTgcttaataatgataaaattgatcactttattataataaaacaatttttatggTATAATGTAAATACCACATCAATATTCTTAAGAGATGGGATAACTAaatactttaaaatattttatacaaacattttaaaaagtaGTGAAAATTTTggttataatcaatatatctGTAATATAGTAGATTGGTTACATGAATTCTTATTAGACTGTTTTGAACCTGGTTCTCATTATCAACGTAAAATTCTTGGATTAAATTTGTACAAAGTTGTCCTTTCTATAActcatacatatttttgtaaGCATCTTATTGAAAAAGAACATAATTCTCCTATTATACTTCACAATAAATGCacaaaagaagatataaagtGCAAGTTCACAAATAAGAAATGTTTATTGGTCCTCTTAAAGCTACTACAAGATAGTGCACTTGATGTGAAGCAAACAGCAACTtacattattatcaattattttaagaaagatGTTTTaacgaatatagaaaaaaaa gtaatatttgatatgggattaaaaaattgtaattcaTCTAAATTCTATGAAGTGGAGACTGGAGCATCACTGATGAAGATTCTGTCAACTTGGGAGCCTTTTAATGCAGAatttattactaataaatGTGAAAAAAGTACTTTATGTAATAGTTATTATGAATTCTTTCTCTGTGAAGCACAAAAGCAATTACTacaaatgaaagaagatatattaaaagCTATTGTTCATAATGGATCTTTTTATGGTATCCTTACTGCTATGCTTAATTGTAACTTCGAAGATGGACTAGAAAACTGTACACCTCCTTTAaacttcataaaaaatttattggattTCTTAGATGATGctataactttctttttatctatattgtCATCAAAATCTGCAACTACAA AATATGCATCATCATTTGCAGAAATGGGATTAGCAATTAATGATACAATTAAAACTAGTGCAataaatgatgataattatgatgatCTTATTTTATCACCTGCACATCAAGTTATTGTATCTTGTATTTGGCTATCTTTGAag gTATCTTGTGaaatagttaataatattGGTAGTCGTATGTACTCTAATGAGACTACTTTACACGCTATTAAGCTAATTGCAATGGTATTAACGAAATGTAGACATAAAGGAGCAATTGAAGCTGCTGGAATAGCAATTGGCAACTTAGTAAg aTGTATATGCAAGAAAGATAGTTATGCTGAAACATTAAAAgtgtatgtaaaaaatttattagaagatAAAACTACGAATACTTTGAATATAACTCGACGCGGTGCCGGATTTACTTTGATGTTTCATAAAATTGTATCTAATGATAATCGTAAAGGAAGACCTCTTTTACATTTTGCTATACAAGAGTTACTGTATTCTTTAGAAAGCTGGTCTGAAATTCAAttcgaaaatattgaatataaatacgatCTTCCATTGGcaagacatttatattttttacgtacATTGGTAGCAGACAAAAATTTACATGTACAATTAACACCATATATGGAGCGTATTTCTTTAGTatgttttcaatatttacGATCAGAAATTTGGCAAATCAG GAATGCTAGTCTTCAATTATTTGGCTCTATAATACCACGTTTGGTAGGACAAAGTCCTGGTGGAAAAGAATTAGATTTTGGAAATGGATATTCCGTTAATCACTTCATCACTCATTATCCAATCCTTACAAATCACATATTAAAACAACTTCAGGTTTTTTCACAATTATCTGAAAATTCAAATACTATGTTACACGAATATTCAAATATCGTACATATTCTTATATTGCTTTCTAAGTTTTCAATTAGTGGTTGTGATTTCAttgattatttatcatatGATTTTGTacaagaaatgaaaagttGTTTTTGTAAACTTCTGGCTAATCCTATTGAATATATTAGAGTACTTACTGGAAAAGCATATGCAGCTTTAACTGCATTTTCATGCATTAAATCagaaatcgaaatattgaaatttaatatttttctaattaaaaacgTTAATAAGATACACGGGCATTTActtactataaaatatttaaaagagaaatttttggcTGAagcagaaaatataaattcatgtAAAACAATAGAGTCAATAATTATCAACcctgatgaaaaatatatcagtGAATATAGAATTCAAAATATTGTGAAGATTTGGAATAATAAGCTAAAGACTAAAAGCAATCAACAAGTATATTATACTTTAGAATGCATGCTAATAGAGTTGTTTAACTTGAAATTATCTCCATCAAATATTGAGtgttttgataaaattatattagataGTTTATGCATATTACatatggaaaaaataaaaccaagtttttatcaatttattgataatctaacatatttatatgcagatcatattaaatatactggtaattttaattcgaaaatcattgataaaatTGTTCATTCTGAATATATAGACCaaactattaattttttaactcaTTTGCATTGTTTCACTCCaattcttaaaattatattacatattttactaTCGATAATTGACAATGGTAATACATTAGTCATTAATGcgatgataaaatttataattacaacttttaaatgttcattattaattgatatttataaattaaaattagaagaaatagTTCTGATTTTAATTCCAAAGCTTGATAAGAATAGTTTACATATTAATGTATCacacttaaaaaatatattaatagcaatattttgcaaagatgaaaaagtcatatataaaatattatcagcAATTTTTAACATGAGTCTTAGTgacaatgaatatataaaaaatgaagcatTAGAATGTCTTCAATTTCTTGTTCAACGTTTTTCAGAAGTagaatctaaaaataaattgataatgatGCATTGTTGTCTTATATTACTGAAGAATGATACTTCTGATATATGTAGTTCAGTTAGTACAATTGTACAAAATCATATTATCTCTACTATATATGgtagtaaaaaaatatgtgaacATGATGAAATTATATACCAACAACTGCTGTTAGAAATAGAGTATTATACATcgttatataattctatttatctaGATGATAACatagaatttataaaacaGTTCATAGGTCTTGATAAACTTCACAACAAGCAGTCTTCACTAGTTGAAAATCCTTTCGATCATGAAGATAATACcttttataaagaagaaacaaagtttatgaacatactttatttttatatgcaatctaacaaaaaatattatcatgcACTAAAATACGAAAGTAATATTGAAAACTATATCGATGTGTCAGACATCATTCAAa TTGGTACCATTGATGACGTAGACAGGTCAGCTGTGGAACAAGTCTAA
- the LOC127061623 gene encoding cystathionine beta-synthase-like: MEIWKQCNEKLDYVVIGAGTGGTVSGIGRKLKELHPEITIIAVDPIGSILAFPSELNEHDVSFYEVEGIGYDFLPTVLDRNIVDKWVKVNDCESLNAARMLIKQEGLLCGGSSGAALSAVLKIAKDIPAKKRVVVILPDGIRNYMTKFVCDNWMEIRGFLDIPSVDESNKWWCNYTVSTLSITKPPVLSKTATCQEAIHILKITNSDQVVVIDNEEKVKGVLTMQILMSKLIFGGIKQTDCVENIMIKHFVKVLSTTTLIKLSLILEHETYVVVVDHINNDALIGIINPSDIVNFISNKDNALQTNGST; encoded by the exons ATGGAAATTTGGAAACAGTGCAatgaaaaattagattatGTCGTAATTGGTGCTGGTACAGGAGGAACTGTTAGTGGCATTGGACGTAAATTGAAAGAACTACATCCTGAAATAACAATCATTGCAGTTGATCCTATTGGCAGTATTCTTGCATTTCCATCTGAATTAAATGAGCATGATGTTAGTTTTTATGAAGTAGAGGGAATTGG atatgATTTTCTACCTACTGTGCTGGATCGTAATATAGTAGATAAATGGGTAAAAGTTAATGATTGTGAATCACTGAATGCAGCACGCATGCTTATCAAACAAGAAGGATTATTATGTGGAGGTAGTAGTGGTGCTGCTTTATCTGCAGTTCTAAAAATTGCAAAAGATATTCCTGCAAAAAAACGCGTTGTTGTTATCCTACCTGAtggaataagaaattatatgaCTAAATTTGTATGTGATAACTGGATGGAAATTAGAGGCTTTTTG GATATACCATCAGTAGATGAGTCAAATAAATGGTGGTGCAATTACACAGTTTCAACTTTATCCATAACTAAACCTCCTGTATTATCCAAAACAGCAACATGTCAAGAAGCTATTCATATtcttaaaattacaaattcaGATCAAGTTGTAGTTATTGATAATGAGGAAAAGGTTAAAGGTGTTCTTACAATGCAAATACTTATGAGTAAGCTAATATTTGGTGGAATTAAACAGACAGATTGtgtagaaaatattatgataaaacaTTTCGTAAAGGTTTTATCTACAACAACTCTTATAAAACTTTCATTAATTCTCGAACATGAAACTTATGTAGTTGTTGTAgatcatataaataatgatgCTTTAATTGGAATTATAAATCCTTCTgatattgttaattttatttctaacaaaGACAATGCTTTACAAACTAATGGATCCACATAA